A section of the Elizabethkingia anophelis R26 genome encodes:
- a CDS encoding LytR/AlgR family response regulator transcription factor codes for MSDLTVVNIDDEYPALQIIKQYCEQIEGIDLLKSFQNPHEALTYLEENKVDLIILDINMPGINGIELLQQLSYKPLCIFLTLETQYAVKAFELDVVHYLVKPVDFETFNKAINKAKDFLQFKNLSNNSPQKDFIMFKSDYVMNKVFLKDIRWIQGFGEYIILITPLKKYMILERMTNFEEKFKDFGFIRIHKSYIVLSSSISSYDSNNVYLKDGHNLPLGRTYKSTLKNIFTI; via the coding sequence ATGAGTGACCTGACTGTCGTGAATATTGATGACGAATATCCTGCCCTGCAAATCATAAAACAATATTGCGAGCAGATTGAAGGCATTGATTTATTGAAATCTTTTCAGAATCCACACGAGGCATTAACATATCTTGAAGAGAATAAAGTTGACCTTATTATACTGGATATTAATATGCCCGGAATTAATGGCATTGAACTTTTGCAGCAGCTCTCCTACAAGCCCCTTTGCATTTTTCTGACATTAGAAACCCAATATGCTGTAAAAGCATTTGAACTGGATGTGGTCCATTATCTTGTAAAACCTGTAGACTTTGAGACCTTCAACAAGGCCATTAATAAAGCAAAAGATTTTTTACAGTTTAAAAACCTCTCTAATAACAGTCCGCAGAAAGATTTCATTATGTTTAAATCCGATTATGTAATGAATAAAGTTTTCTTAAAAGATATTCGATGGATTCAGGGTTTCGGGGAGTATATTATCCTTATCACCCCTTTGAAAAAATATATGATATTGGAAAGAATGACGAACTTCGAGGAAAAATTTAAGGACTTCGGATTTATAAGAATCCATAAATCCTATATCGTTTTATCTTCTTCCATCAGTTCTTACGACTCTAACAATGTCTACCTAAAGGACGGACATAATCTGCCTTTAGGTAGAACCTATAAAAGTACTTTAAAGAACATTTTTACAATATAA
- a CDS encoding MFS transporter: MMGRRKKIILILASIGTFVEALDIAVINLAIPSIQEQFHITSETAQWLQTFYVLFFGGFLIIGGKLSDQLGRKKIFLFGALTFMLASLGAGLSTNFEVLAIFRALQGLGAAFIMPSAVSIVTNTFLAEQERNRAMAIFGSFAAIGSGSGLSIGGIISTYLSWHWVFLINVPILLVTLIAAYYYLPADKPDQAAKTDMISAVFIVLGFLSLTYGVHELVHIKENPVIIIASLVLPVVFLKFVIYRLRTVSYPLVNLQIFRHKSLVISNLAFFLLGAFFIGFLFLISLMLQKDMGYDAASSGLMLVPFSILSALVAKYILPYISKRLNSFRMGALGWIFMLTGALLLLVSVFTGHPLVFVLMGAACISGIGMTFCFTALSVLGIQDVEPANYGVASSLGTTSYFLGAGLGLSFLTLISQFFSSEYAVGALNIIILVCYALLAVGMLSFSILMSTKQVKLLSKA; the protein is encoded by the coding sequence ATGATGGGCAGGAGAAAAAAAATAATATTAATTTTAGCTTCAATAGGAACTTTTGTAGAAGCATTGGATATTGCAGTAATCAATCTGGCGATTCCTTCTATCCAGGAACAGTTCCATATCACATCCGAGACAGCACAATGGCTGCAGACATTTTATGTTCTTTTCTTTGGAGGCTTTCTTATTATTGGCGGAAAGCTCTCGGATCAGTTAGGAAGAAAAAAGATATTTTTATTTGGGGCACTTACTTTTATGCTGGCATCATTAGGAGCCGGATTATCCACAAATTTTGAGGTGCTGGCAATTTTCCGTGCACTGCAGGGGCTGGGTGCTGCATTTATAATGCCATCAGCTGTATCAATTGTAACGAACACCTTTTTAGCAGAACAGGAACGGAACAGGGCAATGGCAATTTTTGGTTCTTTTGCAGCAATAGGTTCCGGGAGCGGACTTTCCATTGGTGGGATTATAAGCACCTATCTAAGCTGGCATTGGGTATTTTTGATCAATGTGCCTATTCTTCTTGTAACATTGATCGCTGCATATTATTATTTGCCCGCAGATAAACCGGATCAAGCTGCTAAAACAGACATGATCTCTGCTGTATTTATAGTATTAGGATTTTTAAGTTTAACATATGGTGTACATGAATTGGTGCATATCAAAGAAAATCCTGTAATCATTATAGCTTCTTTAGTGCTCCCTGTAGTATTTTTAAAATTTGTAATCTATAGATTGAGAACTGTTTCTTACCCATTAGTAAATTTGCAGATATTCAGACACAAGTCACTGGTGATTTCTAATCTTGCATTTTTTCTATTAGGAGCATTTTTCATCGGCTTCTTGTTTCTTATTTCATTAATGCTGCAGAAAGACATGGGCTATGATGCTGCATCTTCAGGCTTAATGCTTGTCCCTTTTAGTATATTGTCCGCATTGGTTGCTAAATATATTCTGCCTTATATATCAAAGCGATTAAATTCCTTTAGAATGGGAGCTTTAGGATGGATATTTATGTTGACAGGAGCATTGCTTTTATTGGTTTCTGTTTTTACCGGACATCCTTTGGTGTTTGTATTGATGGGAGCAGCCTGCATTTCGGGAATAGGAATGACTTTTTGTTTTACAGCTTTATCAGTGTTGGGAATTCAGGATGTGGAACCAGCTAATTATGGAGTAGCATCTAGTTTGGGAACTACAAGCTATTTCTTAGGAGCCGGATTAGGATTATCATTTCTAACCCTTATAAGCCAGTTTTTTTCTTCAGAATATGCAGTAGGAGCTTTAAATATAATCATTCTGGTATGTTATGCACTTCTGGCGGTAGGAATGTTATCCTTTAGTATACTGATGAGTACTAAGCAGGTAAAACTGCTTTCTAAGGCATAG
- a CDS encoding outer membrane beta-barrel family protein, which yields MVFNRFISLESFCRESRFPNLRLACKLNDHNKLSILYNRRVDRPNEVDIRIFPKYDDAEIIKVGNPGLRPQFTNSIELGHKYNWNNGYLYSALYHRFANGTITRISSIVPESTLIYAVFQNAGRSYNSGLDMIWNQKVSKIYSFNINGNIYRNQIDAFSVENLYPQPVFFSADEQNAVSGNVKFNNTFRFSNGFDAQLTAIYLAPDIIPQGKIKSRFSIDLGMKKSVQNGKGEIFLNATDLLNTMVIKKQIQGSGFKYTSDYYYETQVIRLGYSYKFYA from the coding sequence TTGGTTTTCAACAGATTCATTAGCCTTGAATCTTTCTGCAGAGAATCCCGTTTTCCAAACTTAAGACTAGCCTGTAAACTAAATGATCACAACAAATTATCGATATTATATAACCGAAGAGTAGACCGTCCTAATGAAGTAGATATCCGAATTTTCCCAAAATACGATGATGCAGAGATTATAAAAGTAGGGAATCCCGGACTGAGACCTCAGTTTACCAATTCAATAGAACTGGGGCATAAATATAATTGGAATAATGGCTACTTATATTCGGCTTTATATCATCGTTTTGCAAACGGAACGATTACCAGGATTTCCAGTATTGTTCCGGAAAGTACCTTAATCTATGCAGTATTCCAAAATGCAGGACGAAGCTATAATTCGGGATTAGACATGATTTGGAATCAGAAAGTTTCGAAAATATACTCTTTCAATATTAATGGAAACATATACAGAAACCAGATCGATGCATTTTCAGTTGAGAATCTGTATCCACAGCCTGTCTTTTTCTCAGCCGATGAACAGAATGCTGTTTCAGGAAATGTAAAGTTTAATAATACATTTAGATTTTCAAATGGTTTTGATGCTCAGTTAACAGCAATATATTTAGCCCCGGATATCATACCACAAGGGAAAATAAAATCGAGATTTTCAATAGATCTTGGTATGAAAAAATCTGTTCAGAATGGAAAAGGGGAAATATTCCTGAATGCTACAGATCTCCTGAACACTATGGTTATAAAAAAACAGATTCAGGGTTCCGGATTTAAGTATACAAGTGATTATTATTACGAAACTCAGGTGATAAGATTAGGATATAGTTACAAGTTTTATGCATAG